GGTTTTAAAATGGTATGTAAAATTGGAAGATTTCTTTGTGATAAAAGGTCTGCAGCGTATAATCTCCCATACTATCTTATCTGTTATAATAAGTCTGCATCCATCCTGTCATAGATTTAAATTGCCATCTGGATGAACCGGAACactatacaaaacaaacaagcaagcagTGACAAATATGTGAATAAACATGTATTTCAGGCTGTGTGCAAATGGTCATTGGTTATTGTCATTCTCACTGtttccctctctttcactctctgcaCTTCTAGATTCTGACATCCATGGCTGTGTCTTGCTTAATACATCACGTAGAGTAAGTACCGCTTTGTTTTATTGCTCTTATAATCAGAAGCgctgtttttctctttgtatTCATGTCTGTATGCTTGTATGATTGTGCatatgtctatgtgtatgttATTAGTATGTAAAGCTCATGAACTTTGAAGAGGAGGTGAGGGCTCACAGGGATCTGGATGGCTTCTTGGAAAGGGCGAGTATCCTGCTGCACGAGGACGAGGCGTCGCTGGACGACGTGCTGAAGACAATGCTCCGGCACATCTCGCAGGACCCACACACGGCCGAGCCCAGCTGCAACTTTGAGGAGATCATGAGCTCGCTGTTCACCGATGCTGGCTCACAGGAGGTCAATGGTAAGCTAAGGAAGgagaaaaaatgtgtgtgtgtttgcatttgtgtgtgagagagagcacatggattaaagcattaaaaaggGTTAGCTCACCAGGGCATTAGTCCCCGATGCTGGAATGATTGACACACGGGGGACGCTAACCACAGCCCACTTGACAGCTTTTATtcactttcttccttttttgtgATCAGCAGCACCGCATTGTGTAGCTTTTCAATGAGCATAAGTAGTTAACATTTGAAAGATGAGTAACACAAAAAAGAGgtggaaataaagatgaaaggTAAAAAATTAAGAGGAAATAGACTTGGAGTATGTGCAGGATCACACTGACAGTGAGAACGTCAGCAATGCTTTTGCCACACATCTCAATCTGGAATGTGCTAGGGAGGGGTCATAGGTCAGGCCTGACTCCGAACAAACCGTGACAGGGCAGGCAGGTGATAATAGCACACTTGTGTCCACGCATTTACACATCACCACTCACTATAACTGTCAGGACTCTGGCTCGCATGCCAGGACATGAGCTCCACTTAGCTCTGTCCTGCATTCACTCCACTCAGGATATGTGATTAATGACTGTCTCTAGGATCACACTAAGGCAAAACAAGCTACATAAAATCAAACTTCTGTTCTAGAAGGTTGagacaaacattttaaatacaattaaatgctTATTGTATCTTGTACTAATGACCAAAAGCTGTTAATTATTGCACAGCTTGAATTCAGACTCTTGATCTATGCTTAAAggagaaggcaaaaaaaaaaaaaaagacgtggGCATCTTTAGAGCTGAACTGGTTTTTGATGCACCATGCAGAATTTGTAGAGATCAATTAATCTGTTAATCTGTGCTTAACGATTCAAAGTTTACCACTGTGCCATCTCAAAAAATATTATGCTATAAGACCTGTTTTAGTGAGCGTAAAAAAGCTGATAGTGTGCCACTTATTACATTCTCTATATGATGGGATTTAGATGGGAAAGTAGCAGTTGAcagtttattttataatcaattaaATGTAAGTTATCTTCAGATTTTTCTCTTCACAGGTCAAGAagtatgttttatattgttctttgtattttcttatttaaggaaCAGTGAGAGAAAAGCCTTCCCCCTACTTTTTACATTACCTCCTTTTTGCAGAAATCTGTACCACCAGAAGACAGACGGTTCtgacagctttgtgtgtgtgtgagtgtgtgtgtgtgtgtctctgtttgggtgtgttggtgtggttTTTATCTCTTAATGTGGGCTAAATGCCCCAATAATGATAGGATGATATAGCAGTATTGACCTTGTGGTCACattcagtgtcttttttttaacttaaactATTACTGAAAAGCAAAAACCTGTAAATGAgccaaaagatttattttaagttacttaaaggttagggttaggaacAGGCATTGCATTAGTAAGCTGCAGTAAATTAAagaagtgtgtgttaatgtagtgagtgttttcctttcttccctCTTCGGTCTCTTTAGGGGGATGTTCATTAATTTGCCCAATCGCTCTTAAAGGTCCCTAAAAGTAGACTTATATTCATCAAGTAAATGTAGCTGTTCCAATCtttttgtgctgtgtgtatttttgttagTACAGTCTTTCCTAGAAAGCctatatttcatttcatatttatttatatttatatttatatttatattatatatatatatatatatatatatatatatatatatatatatatatatatatatatatatatatataaataaagatagatagatagaaatttgAAGGTGCTAAGACATAGATGACGATTGGATGTTGAACTTATTTCAGAACCACATGGATTATCCATTTCTCCTCTCCCTTGTTGCTAGGATACAAAGCTCACATGTGAGAGAGAATCTTATTAATGACATGAGCCTGAGAGCATGCAAATGAGCTGAAGTGTGATTGGATTTTGGAATGTGAACATCATGAATATGACAATGTTTGATGATATTCTGTGGCGGACTCATGAATGGAAGCTAATTGTAGGAGTTTACTGCatgttatgtgtttatgtatgagAAATGTTTCCACTGCATTTGCATGCATGTgtagatgcacacacacacacacactcaaacacacatgcgcacacacacacacacacacacttatcaggCAGCAGTAGATGGAATTATAGTCAAATGAGAATGAAGTTAAATTTGTGAGCTCCATCACATCTTATTCAACCCAGACACAAGTGCAATGACGAGTTATGAAGGAAAATAATATTGTGCTTGGGGTGAGACAGACCTCAGCATCTGCCTGACAGTCCATTCTCAATTACAGCAACATTGTATCTATATGGAATATGGATCTGAATTTTGTTTTAGATCAGAGTAACACTATTAAGTTTTTCTGTGACTAACCTTAACccttttctctcctgtgtgatcTTTGAACtctaagtgtgtctgtgtcttcaATTCTCTCATGCAGACAGGTCTCCCAATTTCCTTTTCTATGATAAGGGTAAGGGCATGTAAACAGATGTGACCTGCCTCCGTCATCATCGTGACATCTACCTCACTCCATCTGCTTCTTacactctgtgtctgtctttctgttggATTTGAATGACAGATGTAACTGATCTGTAGGAACATGGTGATTAGTTAATATTGCTTTATTTGTTGAATGCATAATCTTTTACAAATTGAATTTTGGAAGTGTTTACACTGAGACAATAAAATTCcacatccagacacacacacacacacacacacacacacacacacacacacacacacacacatttgcatacAGATTATTTGGCAAGCTGctatactttgtgtgtgtgtgtgtttgtgtgggtgggggGTTGTATCTTGGTGGAGAACAAGTATAGGAATGtcacctatttatttatttatttatttatttatttaatttagtataatttaattaattcttttttgtaGGAATAACTGAAGCTTcaattttggaaaaaataatggttttggtttctgaggttaaggttagggttagagcaTAGTATTAGGTTAGTATTAGGTTAGGTATTATGTAGCTGCATTAATAACTGTGTCAGAGGAAGGTTCTAACAAAGCTAataagacaagtgtgtgtgtgtgtgtgtgtgtgtgtgtgtgcgtgtgggtctGTGTTAGCTGTATTCATGTAATTCATTTGTGCAACTAAGAGCTTGGGTTTATAGTTTAAGAGCTTCTTGGGGTCATGGTGATAGAGGTGTGATCTGCTTCATGTGCATTTTCTGATAAGTGTGTAATAGTTAGCCTGAATGCCAGTTATAAAGGTCTCTATATGTGTGATTGAGTGTTATTTGTGcaaaatttatatttgtgtatatgtgtgttagtTCGCAGTATGAACATGCTAACGTGACCAGAGTGCTCTCTATAAACAGCATCAAAAGCTACATCAGTGTAATCCACACTCTAGATTATCCTTTGTCCTTTTTCCTCCTATACATTTTCTCTTTCCTACATTCTTCCTGCACTTTTTTTCTTTGGccctcttttcctttttctcgtCGGTACTGAGTGTGTTGTCATGGCGATACCCATCAGTCttggatgtgagtgtgtgatgtcttATTGATGagacagtgtgactgtgtgccaGAGAAATCCATCCCGCTCACtaaacagctcatacacacacacacacacacacacacacatacgcacccacatacgcacgcacacccacacacatacgcacgcacacacacatgtacacagttCCTGCCGGCCATTCACAACAGCTCACACCTGTCACCTCTGACAGAGGacacgtgcacacactcacctacacacacttgcacacgtGCTCCCATAGCCTTCTTGCTTAGTATGCTAGACAGTGCATACCTTCATAAGAGAGGAAAGAGCACACACTCATGCAGATTGattaatttgaattaaacatTTGCTGCTTTCTTCAGAAAGGTCTTCATTGTCACTCACTTCAGCTGCAGCATTGTGCATTGTGCATCTAATGTCTTGCTGCTCTCAATCTGCTTCTTTCATTCAGTGGTCTGTGCTGACCTTTTCATCCAGTGTGACGTGATAAAAGATTAAGTGGtgataaatacttttttgttaTTGCATGTCATCTTTATTTCAACATGTTCTTTTTTATCACTTGTTTTTCTAGGGAACTTGTTCCAGAAGGTCTAAAAACCAAATTCCATGTGAATTAATCATATTTCCATTCTCTTCTGGAAAACTTCACTTTATCATACCATATATTCCTATTCCTAAGCCTCTGCCCCAGTCACCTGTCTCAGTCCAGTCCCCTCTCCTTGTTTAACCCCAACCTTTCCCCACCATGCAGTGCACTTGCTGTCGGAGACGCTGCAGTGTGTGACAGCTACGGCCACGGGCATCCAGTACCAGCAGTCTTGGCTCTGCATCCTGTGAGTCCACTAGATGTTTCTCAGCACTTTCATATGATGTGCTTAATAAcatagtattattatattagtaaGCACATTATTATACCCTAGATATTATTATAACGTGTGTCAAACTCGAGGCGCATGCACCAAACACAGCTCACTGCCTAATATCTTACACTGGCTAAATCCAACGCCTATCTTCTGTGGCTGATGCAAATCAGACCTGCATCTATAAACAAATGCTGAAACCCAGAAACCTGTTGGGTGTTGGCAGgaagtaatgaataaaataacagGTTAATAGGAGAAAACATAAACGTCTTTTACTCATCCTGCATAACTCTATCTACTTTAGATAGCTGGCTTGTAGCTTTCATTCAGAAATGTCaaatctctgtgtctcttttcaTAGAAACTAGCAGCCAAATGATTAAACAATAGAACTGAAAATAAGAATATTAATCATAACAATAGGTTGAAATGAAAAGCTTTCGTCTAAACCCTATAAAAAAGGTAAATGTTTTTGCACAGCATTTGAGTGtatattcatactgtatataaacagtcAGTAATATTTAAGCAGTACATATTATTGCAATAGAAATATGacagaaatattaaaacattaattagaagaaaataaagcactcacacacacagtatataataaaatatatagtatatatatatactatttatattatacacatttaattttttaacacataaaataaacacataaaattaGCATTATGATTAACACCGTATGACTTCCAACAGCTGCAATGTGAAGACCTTACAAAGGCGGCATGTGTGCATCTCTCGGTTGGACCGGCCTCAGAACTGGGGGGAGAATTGTGCTGAGGTCCGCTATGTCATCCTTATACTTGCACCGCTTAAGatggtaaaacacacacacacacacacgcacagatatatatatatatatatatatatatatatatatatatatatatatatgcccaCACTGTATATGCTGACTGCCCTGACCTTCTATAGTTTTATCCCCGGAAGCTTTTTGGGAGCCCTGCTGTTCTCACAAACTATATTTGAACCATAAatctgagtgtttgtgtttagactGTACTGTAATCACCTTagcctttctgtctctctattaTGTGCTACACTCTACACAGCAGATgccactctctttctctatcacacacatacagtacagaggcACGTTTGTGTGCTTAATTACTCATTTCACTAAAAGCAGGATTGCTTGCTTTTACAGATTTATCTCTGCACATTGTGTGTATTAAACTGTAGCAAAACAAACGTTatgtaacttaaaaaaaaaatgttcttacGCTCAGATGTAATCCAGAAGAATTAGATTGGACATTTCTTCTGTTCATATGCTCACAGGAACTGAAAGGATTAGTCCGAAAGGTTCGATTACaggaattattaaaatgttcaaCTAATTGCGTTGACTTACTTTGAGTTGTTcttagttaatttatttatataacatgcAACCAATAATTATAATTGAACATAAGAATATAAGTACAATGAATATTTAACATAATTCTTGCCATAAAAAGTGTTCTGTCTGTTACATGCGGTTCTTTGACTGTTATCTTCTCATTtcatttcctctcctctttcttACTCTATTTTCCGCTTTATCCTctctttgattattttcccctctcctctcctctcctttcctctcctctcctctcctctcctctcctctcctctcctctcctctcctctcctctccactcctctcctctcctctcctctcctcttgtcaACAATCTTCTCCTCTCTTATTCTCTCCCCTCCTTACCTTTCCTCTCTTTGATTATCTTCTTATCTGTCATCTCTTTgactcttttctcctctcctctcctctcctctcctctcctctcctctcctctcctctcctctcctctcctctcctcgcctctcctctctcctcctctcttcaaGAAAAGCACTAAGACAGCAATGGAGTTAGGCCGGACGTTTGCAAGCATGTTCTCAGACATTTCATTCAGGCAGAAGCTACTGGAGAGTAAGACTCCAGAGGAGTTTAAAGAGGCACTGGTCATTCAGAGGTACCACCTGACTGCTGCCAAGCGAAAAACTACCGCTGTTGAGGAGGAAGAGACTGACCCGCACAGCCACAAACCACTCAAGGTATGTTGagatcacagtgtgtatgtgtgtaggtaaCTGTGGCTTAGTTTTAACAATCCGTGTCAGATATTTGTCATTCATAGTGCATGCAggcatgcttttcttttttgcttttgtttacatCCCAATTTTCCTGCTTGCATTGAGCTGTTCCTCTCTCACTTTCCCCCGTGCTGATGCTTGACTTTTTTTGAGTGACTGGCTTGTTATTGTCTACTACAGAGCATGTATCAGCTCATGAGAATTTATGTggtttgctgttcattttgtgtgaacatacacacacacacacacaaataaatgcatACACATCCATGCAGACCACCATGGCTGAGGTTTCCTGCTTGTAAAAGCCCTCACCATAAGGAAGTGAAAAGAGGGCCAAAtagttctgtttgtgtttgatttttttttttttatactctaTCACACATCTAAAGAATGGCAACCAGGTGGAGGatcattattttgtgtgtgtgctcttgtgtgtatcagtgtgtgtgtatgtgtgtgtaccaaaAGCTATTCATCACAGAAAAACAGCCACAAGAATGATCATTCCCTTTCCTTCCCcaccccctcgctctctctcagtctttctctaacacacacacatgtacgcaggtacatattacatatacacacatatcaGACATTCAGTAatgtaataaatcatttcattatGTATAGAATGTAATGAATCAAAAACCTGCCAGGTTTTATTTAAGAATTGCCTTAGATTGGCtatgtgtgactttgtgtgtgtgtgtgtgtgtgtgtgtgtgtgtgtgtgtgtgtgtgtgtgtgtgtgtgtgtatgtgtgtgtgtgtgttatggaatTCCATTCTGTGACACATTCCTCTACAGAGAAGATTTGATACAGGTCACAAATAGTTTGACCTATTAAGACAATTCATGTGACATTTCTTTTCGTCTCATTCACATTTGTATGTGTCCTGTGTGaattacaaaaacaacagtctgtcattaatatataaaaatcccTTACAGAATAATACTGATGCAGAAATCTTACAGATTTGTCTTCTGTaaatcagacagcagtgttcttCTTCTGATGCTCCAGAGACTTTTGATTTCGATGCATCATTAATCAGCAGCTATTACTACATCTCAGCAAGTGTTCCGATAGACGACGGCCATCATTGCATTGTAGTGATTCTGCTAATGCTGTTCTGTTGCTTTAACCTTGTGGTGACATTGTAGTGGGGTATTTCTAATGCtgggctgtctctctctccagtctGCAGTCTCTGCTCaccttgtgtctctctctctgctgtgcAGGGGgctttgtgtgagtgagattcAACAGCGTTTCTGTATgcgagtgtgtgaaagtgtctctgcctgtgtatgtgtacttGTTTGGGCGTGTGATtggtgtgactgtgtctgtgtgtttgtgtatatgtgaacgTATGTGGTAAAACTgaggtttttaatttttttaagtgtgtgtttgtcatgtgTTTTCTCATTTGCTGGCTTTAACTCAGTATTTCTCCCGTCTGCAGTGTGAACTGTTCTGTTAGCACGGATGCAGCCTTTCTTTAGATTTTGCTTGTGATTCTGCAagagtcttgtgtgtgttaattcatATGCTTGTGTGGTCTAGTCTTCCTTTAgagtgcgttttttttttcttgtgtgtatctgtgtgtttgtgtgttcatgttttggctcagagggtgtgtgtataattgtgctgtctcactgtctgtatCCTCTGTAGTGTAGAGATTTTTTCAGAGTGGGCAGAGGCATCTACGAGGATCTGTGTCGCCGTCTGCCTTTCTATATCTCAGACTTTACTGACGGTAAAATACTGACAAACAGCCACATGCACACGGTCcaaatgattatattatatatatatatatatatatatatatatatatatatatatatatacatatatatatatatatatatatataggaaaatGGATTTctaactgtttgtgtgtgggtgtgtttcagGCATAGTGGGCAACAATAAAGCACTAGTGAAATATATGACAACGTCCATTTTCCTCTACATTGCCGTTCTGCTTCCTGCCATCGCGTTTGGATCACTCAATGATGAAAGCACACGAGGAGAAATAGGTGAAGTCAAGAACAAGGAatcttagacacacacactatgttgCTAACAAAATGATGATTATATTGCTTTATGTTAAACTACTAATAATAtgttgataataaaataatcaccaATGTTACCACTGCTGAAAATGTAATGGAAAAGATGAACCACTTGACTGttaccgacactggagactcattccacGAACCGCAAAATAAACATCTTCTTACCAAATACGATATCAACAATTCccacgtttttcttttttaaataacaacacGGATATAATCTGTTTATTCTAAGGCTTATTATGCGATGCATTTTCCTTGTACAAGGCACCATGAATATGttgttactgtagaaacaataacgtattacGAGTGAATCACTATTGGCACTATTGAGTTGTgctgtggggggcacggtggcttagtggttagcacgttcgcctcacacctccagggttgggggttcgattcccgcctccaccttgtgtgtgtggagtttgcatgttctccctgtgcctcgggggtttcctccgggtattccggtttcctcccccggtccaaagacatgcatggtaggttgattggcatctctggaaaattgtccgtagtgtgtgattgcgtgagtgaatgagagtgtgtgtgtgtgccctgtgatgggttggcactccgtccagggtgtatcctgccttgatgcccgatgactcctgagataggcacaggctccccgtgagtagttcggataagcggtagaagatgaatgagtgagtgagttgtgctgttgtagaaaatcAATCAACACCTTTGACCagtcagattcaagaatttaaATTCCCTttggtaaataaaatattgtggtAAGAATAATTTTTAAGATCAGTGATAGGAAACATTGTCACATGATATTTAGGATGTTTATCACACCTTTTTCCAATGTCACACATATTTTGGTCTTTTATTTgctctttttatatttataagtacCTTTTATTTGGATATTTGATATTGTTTGTCATttgatttagttttgttttatttaagaaaagtCTTTCTTCAATAGGTTAcagagtgtttgtttgtgtgtgtgttagatgttCAGAGGACGATCATTGGGCAGAGTATAGGCGGAATCATCTATTCGCTGTTTGCGGGTTCTCCCCTGGTTATTCCTCTAACTACTGCACCTATCGCCATCTTCATCAGTGGTATGGTTATtccttacacacatgcacacacacacacacacacacacacaccgcgatCTTCATCAACAGTATTTATATTGCTGCCTGATGTACACATCCACACAATCCCATATGCACAGTGCCCCACTCCCACACGCATCTAGTTTTGGCAAGAGTTGTTTACTTCAATTTCTGAGTGAgtaatgagtctgtgtgtagAATTAGAGCTTTGTTAACCGCAGCATGTTGTAGAAAGGATTTCTCACTCCCAAAACCAGGAGGCTAACTATCAAGCATGGCTGTAGTTTGTTTGGGCAAGATTTGTGGTTTGTCTCTCCTAATCAGAGAGTCTTGCTTGTGGGTTTATGTTGATGAACTTAATGGAAATACTTGAGAGAATTATCTGACTGTTCGTGGAAGAATTCTTGAAgacgttttttttctgttcgtGGAAATAAATTGAAGAATGTTGTGACTCCATTTTAAATGTtccaaaaatatacacaaacatatagatcagaaacagaacaaaaggaaatataaatagaatattAAAGTCTTAAAGTTTTTTAAGACTGTGCACATTGTAACTAAGTGCAAACACAATTCTTTACTTTATTCCAGTACATTGAATTTCAAATGAaactttaagtaaaaaaaaaaaaaaaaaaaacttgaattttgtactctattaatctttatattattctttatatcaaccttttgttctatgttctatgttgttctgtaaagctgctttgagacgatgttaattgtaaaaagcgctgtacaaataaacttgaattgaattgaaaagtgTTAGGCTAACACAGGTTTTAGCTTTAATTCATGTGTATGTAATGGGAAAAGCTTAAAGGTGTACGCTCTTAAATATATACttctaaatgaacaaaattataagATACTAATTTCATTCAGGATATATTTATTCTTGGTACTTGGTTGCATTTGCAGTTGATTATTGCTTGAAATCTGCTATCAGCTTTGGCAGTTCTGGGATTTTTTATTGTAGCACATTTTTAGCACATTTTCCTCTTTCCATACAGGCTTAGCCAGCATTATCCCTCCTTTTTCCTGTTTGGGTTAGCAGTGGTTTGAGTACTGTGGTATGATCCATGCTGGTGCATCTCTTAGTGGTAAACTTTGTCTATATTCTGGCAGTGTGATTGATGTGTTCATtggttaaaaatgttttaagccGTTTTAAACAACCCTAGTTCCCTGTTGTGGTTCTCCAGGTTGTCTGTTTGGAACAGttgatttctatatttctggTTGACTTATTCAGATAATTCAGTTTTGTGATGAACTACTTTAGTGAGAATTAGTCATTTTTTGGGTCCATGTGCAGAAAGGCAACTCTGGATTAAAGGTGCAATAACACACAAGTGATCTTCTACCATCATTCTCTCCCATCTTAGTGATACGTATAGAAAGAGGTTTTATATGTATGTTAATACACAGTTTATGTTCCTagataacaaacacaaacacacaaaatctgtATACATAGAACTTTTAACATTTTgcagtctttgtgtatttcttATGAATCATGTGTTTACTTATATGTTTAATgcttttgttgtgtgtatacagtaatcAGAGGTATCTGTGATGACTATGACCTGGAATTTAGTGCGTTTTATGCCTGCATTGGTCTATGGAACAGCCTGTTCCTCATCATCGGAGGGGTCTTCAACCTCAGTCTACTCGTTAAGCTTTTCAAGAGGTCAGGctcacatgcacatacacacacacattctcactcacacactcatactgcTTGACGACCGGTTTCTTGTTTATGTCTACAGGTCGATAGAAGAGGTGATAGCTATGTTCATTTCAGTTGCTTTTGTAGCAGATGCTCTCAAAGGCACGGTCAAGAGTAAGTCACAGCGTCTTTTCACAGCGTCTCAGATGCAAAATgcattttgaatacattttaatgtacTTGCATTTCCCTGTTCTTGACTGTCTTTGGCTTTTAAAACAGCAAGTTTCCTCACCTACTATATCTTTGAAAATGCCTTACAGTCTTCCATAAGCATTACCATCCTCCTACATTGGCCAATGGTAGCATAGAGGAGCTGCAACGAATAAGTGCGGGGTTGAGTGCAGGAGAGACGAACCTCACCGGGACAGGGTTGCTATCATTCCCAGAATCCTTCATTTTGTGCACACGAGCACGGCCACTGCTTTGCCTCCTTCTTATGCTCGGCACCTTGTGGGTTGGGTACACACTCTACCAGTTTAAGAGAAGGTAAGGATCAAGAACACACATCTTGTGGGACCTAAAGCTGTGATATGTTTTGACACAATCTGTGTGTGCAGTCCCTTCCTGCATGCAAAAATGAGGGAGATTCTGTCAGACTGCGCTCTGCCCATCTCTGTGCTCATTTTCTCCTACGTTGGCTCCTACATCTTCAGTGACATTGGCTGTGAGTGAGGTTGCTCTGTAAacacatgaatattaattacACTATGCAATTTTCACTTCTAGGGTTGTGAGTGTTATTTTCTAAGTATATAAAGAATTTCCTATTATTCCCCTCAAAAATGTCTCCCTTTGTGACCaggacatttttaatatattttgaaatTGACTTAATTACCTACATATATATCAGTGAATGTTGTGATCTGCAGTTCACATAAATTAGAAAAGAACAGGTAAATTACTAAATATGTTATTTTCATAGAACATTCCAGATCTATTTCCCTGAACTGTTTCATTTAGTTTAAGCTAAAATGTCAGCATTTCACTTAGATGGCTTTAAGCACATCCAGCAGATGACTTTTTGCTTGTCTGTGGCAAATTTATCAAGACAAGAGCAAAAACGTACT
The Tachysurus vachellii isolate PV-2020 chromosome 6, HZAU_Pvac_v1, whole genome shotgun sequence genome window above contains:
- the slc4a11 gene encoding sodium bicarbonate transporter-like protein 11 isoform X4; the protein is MDTSIRKWRERDRQEEGSEDREEGQDSPIPSGDDIHLYGNQTHQGGTDSDIHGCVLLNTSRRYVKLMNFEEEVRAHRDLDGFLERASILLHEDEASLDDVLKTMLRHISQDPHTAEPSCNFEEIMSSLFTDAGSQEVNVHLLSETLQCVTATATGIQYQQSWLCILCNVKTLQRRHVCISRLDRPQNWGENCAEVRYVILILAPLKMKSTKTAMELGRTFASMFSDISFRQKLLESKTPEEFKEALVIQRYHLTAAKRKTTAVEEEETDPHSHKPLKCRDFFRVGRGIYEDLCRRLPFYISDFTDGIVGNNKALVKYMTTSIFLYIAVLLPAIAFGSLNDESTRGEIDVQRTIIGQSIGGIIYSLFAGSPLVIPLTTAPIAIFISVIRGICDDYDLEFSAFYACIGLWNSLFLIIGGVFNLSLLVKLFKRSIEEVIAMFISVAFVADALKGTVKIFHKHYHPPTLANGSIEELQRISAGLSAGETNLTGTGLLSFPESFILCTRARPLLCLLLMLGTLWVGYTLYQFKRSPFLHAKMREILSDCALPISVLIFSYVGSYIFSDIGLPVFNYHEGALFRVAALEKLSGVSVVCAMGLGFLLALLIFIDQNIVVSLTNAPENRLLKGTAYHWDLTLSGLINILMSLLGLPWMHAAFPHSTLHVRQLAIVEERVEGGHLYETIVSVKETRVTSLLANILIGVSVFLLPVPLQWIPKPVLYGLFLYIALTSIDGNQMCDRMALLLKEQTSYPPTHYIRKVPQRKIHYFTFLQMVQLLFLCTFGMYPLPYMKMIFPLLMFILIPIRNCVLPRIIDAKYLDIMDAQHM
- the slc4a11 gene encoding sodium bicarbonate transporter-like protein 11 isoform X1, which codes for MESDSDGGEKMGVTVNRFVEEAPSSVMAKNGYFYQEMEQRERDRQEEGSEDREEGQDSPIPSGDDIHLYGNQTHQGGTDSDIHGCVLLNTSRRYVKLMNFEEEVRAHRDLDGFLERASILLHEDEASLDDVLKTMLRHISQDPHTAEPSCNFEEIMSSLFTDAGSQEVNVHLLSETLQCVTATATGIQYQQSWLCILCNVKTLQRRHVCISRLDRPQNWGENCAEVRYVILILAPLKMKSTKTAMELGRTFASMFSDISFRQKLLESKTPEEFKEALVIQRYHLTAAKRKTTAVEEEETDPHSHKPLKCRDFFRVGRGIYEDLCRRLPFYISDFTDGIVGNNKALVKYMTTSIFLYIAVLLPAIAFGSLNDESTRGEIDVQRTIIGQSIGGIIYSLFAGSPLVIPLTTAPIAIFISVIRGICDDYDLEFSAFYACIGLWNSLFLIIGGVFNLSLLVKLFKRSIEEVIAMFISVAFVADALKGTVKIFHKHYHPPTLANGSIEELQRISAGLSAGETNLTGTGLLSFPESFILCTRARPLLCLLLMLGTLWVGYTLYQFKRSPFLHAKMREILSDCALPISVLIFSYVGSYIFSDIGLPVFNYHEGALFRVAALEKLSGVSVVCAMGLGFLLALLIFIDQNIVVSLTNAPENRLLKGTAYHWDLTLSGLINILMSLLGLPWMHAAFPHSTLHVRQLAIVEERVEGGHLYETIVSVKETRVTSLLANILIGVSVFLLPVPLQWIPKPVLYGLFLYIALTSIDGNQMCDRMALLLKEQTSYPPTHYIRKVPQRKIHYFTFLQMVQLLFLCTFGMYPLPYMKMIFPLLMFILIPIRNCVLPRIIDAKYLDIMDAQHM